The Muricauda sp. SCSIO 65647 genome includes a region encoding these proteins:
- a CDS encoding DUF4870 domain-containing protein, with amino-acid sequence MEIVNQSVLRKDNTLLSVTHLTQLLHYITGFGGFIVPLIIWLTSRKNVEGMDEHGKAIINLQLSLLLYIILSIPAILLFGLGILTLIGVGIVGFVLPIINAVKAANGEPPSYVLTIRFF; translated from the coding sequence ATGGAAATAGTTAATCAAAGCGTTTTACGAAAAGACAACACATTGCTGTCGGTCACACACCTGACCCAATTGTTGCATTACATAACCGGTTTTGGCGGTTTCATCGTACCGCTGATCATTTGGTTGACCTCACGAAAAAATGTAGAGGGCATGGATGAGCATGGCAAGGCCATTATCAATTTACAATTGAGCTTGTTGCTCTATATCATTTTGAGCATACCCGCCATTTTATTATTTGGATTGGGCATTTTGACCTTGATCGGGGTCGGAATTGTAGGATTTGTACTGCCCATCATAAATGCAGTCAAGGCAGCCAATGGAGAGCCACCATCTTATGTGTTGACCATACGGTTTTTCTAA